Sequence from the Nitrospinaceae bacterium genome:
TGACAAAAAACGGAACGTTTTTCATGCGCTCCACGGCACCGTCCGTCCAGTTTAATTCCGTGGTAGGCATCAATTCTTCCAATTCTTTATCATCAATAGCCATAGCTGTGCTCTCTTTTGGAAAAGGTTAGCGGGATCGCTTTAAACTTAAAGCTGAGGTCTATAGTTTAGCAGGATTTCGCGTCATGCGGAAGGCGCAATAACCATTTATGCATCAATTATCAAGACCGGATTTTCACGTGCACCCATGATAGACTGGAGATATCAAGATTTCAACCTCAAAACAGGTTTTAATCCGATTATGAAAACAAAAGATTATATCCGACTGGAGAACCAATACGGAGCTAAGAATTACAAGCCGCTGGACGTGGTCCTCAACCGCGGCGAAGGCATCTGGGTCTGGGACGTGAACGGCAAAAAATACATGGATTGCCTGTCCTCCTATTCCGCCGTCAACCAGGGCCATTGCCACCCCAGAATCCTCGCGGCGCTCACGAAACAGGCGGAAAACCTGACCCTTGTCTCCAGAGCCTTCAGAAACGACCAGCTGGGGCCGTTTTATGAAGAAATCTGCCGGCGGACGCAATCCCACAGCGTTTTGCCCATGAACAGCGGCGCGGAAGCCGTGGAATCCGCCATCAAAGCCGTGCGCAAATGGGGCTATGAGATGAAAAAAGTCGCCCCGGACAAAGCCGAGATCATCGTCTGCGAGAACAACTTTCACGGCAGAACCCTGACCATTATCAGCTTCAGCAGTGAACCCGCCTATAAAGACGGATACGCCCCGTTCACCCCCGGATTCAAAATCATCCCTTTCGGAGACGCAGAATCCCTGGAAAAAGCCATTACCCCGAACACCGTGGCGTTTCTGGTGGAGCCCATTCAAGGCGAAGGCGGAGTCATCGTGCCGCCGCCGGGCTACTTGAAAGCCGTCCGCGAAATCTGCACCAGGCACGACGTGATTCTCATCCTCGACGAGATCCAGACCGGGCTGGGCCGAACGGGCAAACTGTTCGCCGAAGAGCACGAAGGCATCCAATCCGACCTCACCCTGGTGGGCAAAGCCCTATCGGGCGGATTTTATCCGGTCTCCGCCGTGCTGTCGAATAAGGAAGTATTGGGCGTGTTCAAGCCCGGCGATCATGGCAGCACCTTTGGCGGCAATCCGCTGGGCTGTGCCGTGGCCCGAGAAGCCCTTAAAATTTTGTTCGAAGAAAAGATGATCGAAAACTCCGCCGTGCAGGGGGAATATTTTCAAAAGAAGCTGAAGGAGATCCGGTCGCCGCATGTCAAAGAGGTGCGCGGCAAAGGATTATTGATCGGCGTGGAACTGAAACCCGAAGCCGGAGGCGCGAGGAAGTTCTGCGAAACCCTGCTTGAGAAAGGCCTGCTGTGCAAAGAAACCCACGAAAACGTCATCCGCTTCGCCCCTCCCCTGATCATCCAGAAAAACGAGATCGACTGGGCCCTGGAAAGAATTGAGGGGGTTTTGGCTTTACCATAAAGCAAAATTTGGGTTACATTTAGGTTCGCAAAAAAAACTGCAATGATAGAAGGTACAAAAATTAAAATTAAGAAGATACCTGACTACTTTTATAGAGATAAGATATGAATGTAGAGAGATTGATAGGA
This genomic interval carries:
- the rocD gene encoding ornithine aminotransferase; the encoded protein is MKTKDYIRLENQYGAKNYKPLDVVLNRGEGIWVWDVNGKKYMDCLSSYSAVNQGHCHPRILAALTKQAENLTLVSRAFRNDQLGPFYEEICRRTQSHSVLPMNSGAEAVESAIKAVRKWGYEMKKVAPDKAEIIVCENNFHGRTLTIISFSSEPAYKDGYAPFTPGFKIIPFGDAESLEKAITPNTVAFLVEPIQGEGGVIVPPPGYLKAVREICTRHDVILILDEIQTGLGRTGKLFAEEHEGIQSDLTLVGKALSGGFYPVSAVLSNKEVLGVFKPGDHGSTFGGNPLGCAVAREALKILFEEKMIENSAVQGEYFQKKLKEIRSPHVKEVRGKGLLIGVELKPEAGGARKFCETLLEKGLLCKETHENVIRFAPPLIIQKNEIDWALERIEGVLALP